A stretch of DNA from Mycoplasma wenyonii str. Massachusetts:
TGTCTTTCTCTCACTACCAACCATTACCAAAACACTTATTAAAAGAAATTCCAGGATTTATCTCAGAAGGGAAGTAAATATAGTAATTAAAAAATTACTTTAACTATTCTTTAATTACTAACTATGAGTAAAGATTTCTATGATGTTTTGGGTTTAAGTAAGAGTGCAACTCCTGAAGAGATAAAGAAAGCATATAGAAAGTTAGCTAAGGAGTATCACCCAGACATAAACAAATCAGAGGGGGCAGAAGAGAAATTTAAGAAGATAAATGAAGCCTATGAGGTTTTAAGTGATCCGGAGAAAAGAGCTAATTATGACAGATATGGAGGTGGATTTGAGAATGCAGGAGGAGCTCATGGTTTTGCTGGAGGAGCAAATCCTTTTGATATCTTTAGTAATTTCTTTAGACAAGATGGTGAAGATGGTTTCTTCTCTTCTTATCAATCTGGTGATATGAGAGGTGGGGGAAGAGAGGAAGTCACTAAGAAAGATGTAAGTATTACCTTTTTACAAGCAGTTAAAGGTTGTGATTATGAGTTAAGTTATAGAGCAAAGAAAGCCTGTAGTGAATGTAATGGAATGAGAACTTATCAAGGAGATAGGAGCTATATTCACAACTGTTCAGCTTGTAGAGGTTATGGATATGAAGTAATTAGAACTAAGAGCTTATTTGGGGTTATAGAAGGGAGACAGACTTGTAGATATTGTGAGGGGGCTGGAGAAAAAATAACAAGAATCTGTACAACTTGTAGAGGTGAAGGGTATAACACAGAAAATAAAAAGATAACTATTAAGATTCCTGGGGGAGTTAAGACTGGTGACTCTCTAGTTTTTAAAGACAATCAATCTTATAACGGTAAAAAAATCTATCTAAGCATTAGAGTACTAGACTCAGAAGTCTTTACAAGAGAAGGAGATAACTTATATACCAAGGTAATAGTTAATCCCTTGGTGGCTATACTAGGTGGTAGTATAGAGGTTCCAACACCTTATGGAATCAAAACTATTAA
This window harbors:
- a CDS encoding DnaJ domain-containing protein gives rise to the protein MSKDFYDVLGLSKSATPEEIKKAYRKLAKEYHPDINKSEGAEEKFKKINEAYEVLSDPEKRANYDRYGGGFENAGGAHGFAGGANPFDIFSNFFRQDGEDGFFSSYQSGDMRGGGREEVTKKDVSITFLQAVKGCDYELSYRAKKACSECNGMRTYQGDRSYIHNCSACRGYGYEVIRTKSLFGVIEGRQTCRYCEGAGEKITRICTTCRGEGYNTENKKITIKIPGGVKTGDSLVFKDNQSYNGKKIYLSIRVLDSEVFTREGDNLYTKVIVNPLVAILGGSIEVPTPYGIKTIKLPAGSNSRDLLKLKGMGISFKKGIGNLFIKLEIASLKLTPSELEKIKSIQLTEPKEGKDWMRLFKKEYETI